The sequence TTCCAAACTTTCTTCTCATCCTCACTCATATCCTACACTCGACCAAAATTCAAGATtacatgcacacacacacacacacacaatacTCCGACATGAAAAATTCGAATATATTATTAGATTACCTTCCATTTGACTGAGATGAGAGCGCTGAGAGTGGAGTTGTTGATTCCAGGCCGCTCTTCGGCCAATCTCTTCATCGCCTCATTCCTGCAAATGAATGTAACTTTAATGATCAAGGTTTTGTTTTTGTATCTCCTCCGAGACTCGAATATGAATCCAACTGACCTGAAGAGTAGGAATGAAGATGCTGGCTTCTTTGGTTTGTTAGGATCAACATTCTTTTCACCCTTTTCTTTCTGGCATTTGGCCTTTGATTTCTGTGTGTATTCGACAAACGAATGAAGTTTAATCTTTGGAAATCCGAAGTGAACAATAGGAAATGCTTGAAATTTATAGACAACCTTGATCAGATTCTCTGTTTTCTCTTTCTTTTTGAGCAGTTGCATCGCTTCTTGCTTCTGAAGCTTCATTAGTTCATCCTCTTCCTTTCTAAGATTTTCTgattcttcttctttcttctgcTTGTACAGTTCCATTTCTTGCGTATACTGTTCCTTGTTTTTCAATGCCATCTGAAAATTAAAACCATAATCAGAAATCAAAATCCCAGAAagaattaatttgatttttagtaATAATGGGGGTTTATCCACAAATTTTACCTGTTCATATGGTCCCCTTTGTTTCTCATTCATGTTCTTCCATTCTTCCCCAGTAATTCTCGCAACCTTAAAAGAAGACAAGGGTTGTGAAAATCAAGCAATGTAAGATATTACAAACAAAGGGGAATGCAATTTTTCCTAGTCATTCTTACATCCAAAACATTTTTGTTCACTTTTAACAAAGCCTTGCGACGCTCATTCGCGAAGATGAAATATGCTGACAACGGTTTCTTTGGTTTCAGAGGATCCCTCTCCTTCCtgccaaaacaaaaaaatctcaaatatcAGGAAAAATAACACCACATTAAAaccaaggaaaaaaaaaacaagaatatAAGAGAATTTTGAGGATTtactttgatttcttcttgttttcttCCTCTGTTTCCTGTTTAAACTCGAGATATTGTTCAAGCAACTCCATAGCTGCCTTCTGTTTTTGTTCTTCCTCCAAGAGCTTCATCCCCTCGTGCTGGCGCTTCTCGTTTCCCACGATTTTCAAGTAAATTTCCCTCTCAGCTTGGTAAGTGTCTTCATAAGGCCTCTTTTCTTCTGCTGTTACCGTCTTCCATTTTGTCCCCAAGAGATTCGACATTGTTTTGAAATCTGCATCTGGATTAGCTTTCTTTACCTGAAAGTATCACAATTCACAACcccaagaaaaattcaaaaacaagttacaataaaatacataaatcaTGCAATTCTGATCAAATCTTGTGCTTGTCATCAAATCTACCTCATTCCACTGGTCTTTGCACCAAAGTACATATGGAGGAGACGGCTTCTTCTTCGCCGGatccttcttcttgtctttcttTTCTTGATCTTCACCTTTGATCGAAATCCCAATTGGGAATGCCTATACAATGAAAGACACAtcaatttcattttatttttcaaaaaagaaataaaaacagTAACTTTcttgattatctgatttcaagaaaaaaaaaccaaCCATGGTGGGCTTAAACTCCTTGATCTTCTGCAACTTCTTGATTTCCATTTTCAACTTCTCCTGTTCCTGATCCTTCTGCTTCAGAGACTCCTCCCTAGCCTTCAGCATCTCCTCCGTCTGCTCCTTCTCAATCGTCAATTTCTCAAGCTTTTCCTGCATCTCTAGCAATTCTCTCTCGAAACAAGAATCTTCCGACGACGACTGCTTCTGCTTCGCCTTAGGATCCCCCTTCTTGGTTTTCTTATGGGCGAAACCCCCTCCATTCTCTTTCCCTGCAGAACTTTCCGTGGCTGGGTCCGCAGCCGGACCGACGTCTATGTTCGTATCGTTTGCTGATGGGTTTTTTGGCTTAAGTGCTTTTCTAGACCTCCCTTTCTTTGAAGGCACGGGTTCAGCGGCAACCGGCATTTGAGCAGTAGCAGCTGCCATTGGTTGGACTTGAGAGTGTAACAGTAAATGAAAGTGAGTTGCTAAAAGGAGCGAAGGGAAGTTTAATTACATAGGATTTGGTTGGGTTACGGACAAACGGTcggatttgatttgaaattttgaatttatcgTTAAAATTTGGATGAGATTTTAAGGAAATGACCGTTGGGAATAATTGATTCGAACATCTTTGACTTGAATCATAACATGTATTTATGTAATATtcatattagattttttttttgttttatttaattttttaatttttattatagtgTTTAAGCTTTGCcattttttaaaagtaaaacTTATTTACATGTTCTAGATATACTTTGTGTTAAAATACATTTAGTGTACATCGAGTATGGTCGTGCAAAGATTTTTTGTGTTCAACTATTTGAGCTTGACTTGAATTCGTTAAACTCATCAAGCTCGAATCGAGCTTTCAGCTAGATGTTCATTGTTAGAGTTTTCTCGAAAATCATGTTTctacaataaaataaagatgATAAACAAAATACGGAAGAAAATTGAAGATTACCTTTATTTAGTTCATggaatgatttggaagtatttgtttttttttggtttgaaTCCTTCCAAACATACCAAACTCTGCTATTATAGCgtttttcatttaataattaagtTGATCGAGAGAATGcgagttttgaaaaaaaagaaaaagaaaagaaaaagaatgtCACATGCGTGTCTCAAAAGTCTAAAGTTGAGACAACACATGCATCTTCCGTTCAAAATTCAAGCTATTGCAGAATATTCAATTTTGTCTTTTCCTCTTTGGATTTTACATTATATGGGATATTACGCGATTTGATTACCCAATTCAAACTTATTTATATGTTCTAGATATGCTTTGTTGTAAGTCGAGTACGGCCGTGTATAGATTTTTTGAGTTTAGCTATTTGAGCTCGACTCGAATTCGGTTGAACCCAAGTTCGAATCGAGCTTGGAGCTAACTGTCCACCAGTTACTTGGTTTGCTTGCATCCTGTTTCTTTGTGCTCTTGATATACAAGCGTAACAATGGCAAAGACTTGAATTAGTTAATTACATGTATATTTCTTAATTGTATTTAACAATATGGCCAATGGCCCTTAATTTAGAAAGATTTAGTGTATCCAAAACTAAAATAACCAATGAACAAAAGTCAATGCAAGACCAAGGACTGCGCCACTGCGGTATCCAATTTGCCCTACTCAAGATACCTTCCTCACCTGCTGCTACCTACAAAGAATGACACAAGAAATTCTTGATACTCAGTTTCAAGAAGTAATAAAGTCCCACAAATTCTTGCCAAAACTCTCATCAAGTAGCCCTCCTTGATCTTGAATTCACTTCATACAGCGTTTTCTTGTAATAATCCGACCGGCTCCTGTGATAGTCAATCCAAACACAAAGCTGCCTTATTGCCTCCCTCTTCTCTTCCTCAAGTCCCACCATTCCCTCCTCTTTTTCTTTAATCATCTTCTCCAATTCCCTTATCTTGTTCTCAGATTTCCACACCCTTTCTCTGAACAAAAGTATCTCTGATTCCTTTTCGTCGAGCTGTGCTAACAAGCAATCAAGATCGTCTTTCACATTCTTCAAAGCCTTGTTCTTCCTCATAGCCCAGTCTTTAGAAAACTTCAGCTCACATGAGGCTTTAGATATCCGGTTCAGGAAGTTACCGGTGCATTCCTCGAATCTCAGTGCCACTGAGTCTAACATAGTTAGGACATCATCGGCATGTAAAGTTATGTCCTTGACGAGCCTCAGTCCTAGCTCGGTTCTGTTGACCCTTTCTTTGAGGAACTTGTTTTCCTGAGCTGTTCTTTGGTAGCACTCTTTGTTCTCGACGTGTATCTGTTCCGCCACCCTTATCCTCCTGCTCAAGATTCTGTATTTGTCCTCAAATTGTTTCCTGAACTCTTCTGCCATTTCTTCCATCTTCCTTTCCATGAACTGGTTGCTCGATTTGGGGTCGTTGAACTTGATTTGCACGCTTTTGCCTTCGTTCTTCAATGCGTTAATCGTGTCCACCAATTCCAACGTTgcctgtttttccttttcaacaTCATCTTCGAGTTGTTTCTTATCGTTTTTCAAGGCCTCCAACTCCATTTCCAAACCAGCTTTCTCATCTTCTAAGGCCTGAAATTTTCCTTCAAGATTCTTGTTCTGATCTGTCAAAAATGCAATCTGAGCAGACATTTCATCTTGGAAAATATGGAACTTATTCTCTTGGGCCGATAGCTCGTTTTCGCTCTTCGTTAGATCTGTTTGAAGTTCAGAAACCTTAGCATTCAACTCCTGTTTTTCCAACACAGATTCATACATTTCTTGATTCATTTTCATCATCTCCTCTTCCAGTTCACATTTCTTAATGTTTAAAGAGTCAATTTCGAGCTCCAAACCTTGAATCTTAACCCTTGAACATCCTGTTTTTTCCTCCAATTCTTCGTTGAACTTCATCTCTAACACACTCTTCTCAGTTTTCACAGACACCACTTCTTTCTTCAAAGATTCAACTTGCTCCACCAGACTTCCCTCGAATCGATCACGTTCTTCCACCGATTCACCTTTCTCAGCCTGCGCATTGTCTCTATGTCCCTCAAGCTCTCCAATTCTTGACACATAACTGATCTCACTTTCTTTGAACATATGTTCAAGCCTCGAGACTTCATTCGCCATCTCCAAAACCTCTTTCGACTTCAACTCAACTCGACCTTCCATTTCTCTCATTTTCCAGAGAAGAGATCCATTTTCAACCTTCAACCTCGAAACCTCTCCCTCCAAATCCCTCATTTTCATCAACATCTGCCTCGTGTAAATCTCTTCCTGCTCGCCTCCAACGCTCAAATCCTTGGCCATATTTCCGTATCCTTCAAACTCCGAAACCTTCTTCACTTCACTAGTAGATGTCAGTTTATCTTTCAAGATTGTAGTGTGTTCCAAATCCGGGGTCTCGAATTCCCTGCTCCCTCCCACAGTGTTATTACCAACCTTTTCATCATTCTTGAGATTCAATTCCTCTGGGGTATAAAATGTCTCCGAACCCGAGACCGAAgactcatcatcatcatcatcatcaccatcACCATCACCATCACCATCATCATTATCTGGGGCATTGAGTTTTTTCTTCACTTCACCTCTCAAATCTTCATAAAGGGAGTAAAGGGATTCATATTGCTTGTGGAAATCTTGAATGAGTTGTGTTGCTTCCGACTTTTTCCTCATCTTTGCTTCTTTGTTGCCATTGCCTATACTTTTCGTCAGCTTCAAAATCCTCTTCACTGTTTCCTCAATCTCTGCACCAAACAGGAAAGAAAAGCCAACTTCTTAATATCTTCCTATTCTTGAACTCTGCAACAAatcttcttttttaaaaaaaaaaaacactaaaattGCACCCTCCTCGTAAATTTCAGGTCAGCTCGGGCCGAATTACCAGATCAATATCCTACAAAATTCTTAGAAactataaacatatatatatatagagtactCTAATGCATGTTTAAAAAAATGAAGGCCATGTTTGGCCATACATTTCGAGTGGACTCGATCGGGGGGCGGATAACTATTCAAGGGAGTAGTGCTACAAAATGAGCAACTTACTGCGTATAAGTTGCCATTCTGTGCACCATAAATAGAAGCCATGTTGAGGATAAAGTTGTGCTGGTAAACGGCCCTTAAATGGCACTCTTTTTGGCCTTAAATAGGCGCAATCCCATATTCTCCAATCAAACTGTAACGATTCATTGTAATAATTATCGTAATTATAACTTGGAATATTATATTTACCTATTTTCTCCACTTTTAGCCGATCTTCTTTCTCTGGATCCATGTGACTCACTATAGACTTCATCGACCCTTTCCAACGCTGATGCTTCGTCATTTCAGGTAATCTTCTGTCCATTTCAACGTCGTTTTGTAAGGAGATTAATTTTGTATGAACTACATATATTTCTTCGATCGGCTAATATACAAAACCACATTTTATTACACCATAAATGGTGataataaatatatgtacaCATCGCGCGCAAACAATCGTTGCTATATATGAACCAAAAGATATTAATGTATCGTATGCATGTGTATGAATTTTAAGGAAGTTGATATATTCATTAGATCAAGATCTGGGAACACAGTGCTTATTGTAACAGGCAtctgcatgtatatatatagatcAATATTCCACatgaaaatgaaataaatctacaatgttttttttaacgcaataaaatctaaagaaaaaacaaaataaattttcccatTAAACATTCGCAGATGAtcgtatttaattaatttatttttttaaaaaaaaaacctttgaTTAATCTTCATTTTGATAGATATAACAAAAGAGAGTCTAAAGGGAAAAAAGATCACCTGAGATTTTTTGGTAGCGGAAGGAGAAGTGAAGAATGtcgattttctttttttattttaaagatgaGAGACATTAATAGATGAACGTATGTTATAATACATACAAACTATATATCATTACTAATATCGAATAGATAATCTTCTCAAAAAAAATATCGAATACATAATATGTGAACATGCCAATATCCTAATATTAGCAACCAAAAAAAACTCCCTTGTTTTTCGATACTCAGAATCAGACCCACATGTTTCGTGCGTGTGCAAAAATATTATACTatttaattcctaattaacttTTAAACATACAATTTATATATAAGATGGAAATTTGTAGGAGGAAAATTACATTTCAAATAAAATCGAGAGAGTTGGGAATGCATATTTGTATAACAATCATCTCTATCTTTATACATCTCTATATATATCTTTTCTATTATCTCTCTGTTTTTaactatattttattattattatctctacatctatactattatataaaaaatgagTCTACTATATTAACTAACTTTGAGGACAACAAAATTCTTTATTCCGTAATTACCCCTTCTTATCCACTATCTCACTAAATTATCTCTCACTCACTCCACTTTTtgctttcaaaaaaaatatttacatataaAAAACCTCTATTTTACATATGCAAAGCATTGCATTTTTTACTAGTTATaatcaatgttctaaaaagcgttAGGCGGTAGGCGGGCGGCTACCCATAGCCTAGCACCTAGGCGGCAACCTAggcgtttttttttatatagccTAAAGTGTAAATTTTTCTTAGAATATTCGTAAGTTTTaccataaaaatataatttttaagttttcttattatgttttttatataaaatatatatacttgtAAAGttgtaataataaattaataataatatacgaATATTATCATATTAATAGTTTTTTAATATCAATAAACTACCatcatatataatttttttccccCTATAATTCTCTGAGTGAAGGAATATGGAATAGGAAGGAAGAATAGGTAATTGGGGAAGAAGCGGATAAGTTGGCTTCTCCAATAAGTTGggcaaataaatttaaaacaaataaaagaaaacctAAAACTCGAGGTGGGCTAGGCGAATTTGGGACCGCCTAGGCCATTTTGGGCCGCCTAGGCGGATTTCGAACCGCCTAGGCGGCCGATTAATTTCTTTGCGCCTAGAGGCTCGCCTCTACAAAAGGCGAGGCGAAAGGCATCCGCCTCGCCTAGGCGCCGCCTTTTAGAACACTGGTTATAATAATGCATGAACCCCTTAAAATAACCACATTGGTCAAATTAATGGATGTACAAAAATGTCTCTCACTCCCTCTCTTTAATAACtagttattttattaaagatgtgAGACATGTAAAAACTGTTTGGTAATCTGTGTTGTATCACAAATTAAAATACGAGTATAACCACTCCCTCTCGTTCCAATTTTAACgtggttgaaagttgaaaccaTGAGAAATAACTTTATGATCTTTTTCAAtttgaatattaattttatgttattttcatttttaatctttttattGGAGTTTATCACATTTTTTGGTCATAAAATGCCAAAAATGATAGCTAATACAAGTTAAaagatcaaaaataaaaataatatacaagttATAAGGCTAAAAACGAAAATTCATCATAACatgatcaaaaattaaaaaaaaaacacacacaaattACAATATTAAAAATACGAATTCACCATTAACAaacaaaaaatgaaatagtgTAAAAAATAATAGGACCAATAATGTATTTCTCCAGGTATGAGAAGCTAGGGATGCATGTCAACCTCTAAGCGGTCTAGAGTCATCCCGTTAATAACCGGTTCGGAAGTTGATCCATAAAGAGCCTAAACCTACTAAAACATGGTTTGTGGCGATTCCCTGTAATAGGAACCGGAATTGGTTCGAGCCAATTCTGAATTTTGCAAAACTAGATCCGGtttctaaaaaatttaaaaaacgaTTTTGGGCAATGAAATCGTCCAATTCACCCATAACTGAACCAATAATACCGAACCGAGCATCTAGTTTGAATTGAAAATTAGAACTTGGAAACCCTCAATCATCCCTAGATAAAAGAGATTctgatatataaattaagaaAGAGG comes from Henckelia pumila isolate YLH828 chromosome 4, ASM3356847v2, whole genome shotgun sequence and encodes:
- the LOC140860596 gene encoding uncharacterized protein, with amino-acid sequence MDRRLPEMTKHQRWKGSMKSIVSHMDPEKEDRLKVEKIEIEETVKRILKLTKSIGNGNKEAKMRKKSEATQLIQDFHKQYESLYSLYEDLRGEVKKKLNAPDNDDGDGDGDGDDDDDDESSVSGSETFYTPEELNLKNDEKVGNNTVGGSREFETPDLEHTTILKDKLTSTSEVKKVSEFEGYGNMAKDLSVGGEQEEIYTRQMLMKMRDLEGEVSRLKVENGSLLWKMREMEGRVELKSKEVLEMANEVSRLEHMFKESEISYVSRIGELEGHRDNAQAEKGESVEERDRFEGSLVEQVESLKKEVVSVKTEKSVLEMKFNEELEEKTGCSRVKIQGLELEIDSLNIKKCELEEEMMKMNQEMYESVLEKQELNAKVSELQTDLTKSENELSAQENKFHIFQDEMSAQIAFLTDQNKNLEGKFQALEDEKAGLEMELEALKNDKKQLEDDVEKEKQATLELVDTINALKNEGKSVQIKFNDPKSSNQFMERKMEEMAEEFRKQFEDKYRILSRRIRVAEQIHVENKECYQRTAQENKFLKERVNRTELGLRLVKDITLHADDVLTMLDSVALRFEECTGNFLNRISKASCELKFSKDWAMRKNKALKNVKDDLDCLLAQLDEKESEILLFRERVWKSENKIRELEKMIKEKEEGMVGLEEEKREAIRQLCVWIDYHRSRSDYYKKTLYEVNSRSRRAT
- the LOC140859814 gene encoding high mobility group B protein 13-like → MAAATAQMPVAAEPVPSKKGRSRKALKPKNPSANDTNIDVGPAADPATESSAGKENGGGFAHKKTKKGDPKAKQKQSSSEDSCFERELLEMQEKLEKLTIEKEQTEEMLKAREESLKQKDQEQEKLKMEIKKLQKIKEFKPTMAFPIGISIKGEDQEKKDKKKDPAKKKPSPPYVLWCKDQWNEVKKANPDADFKTMSNLLGTKWKTVTAEEKRPYEDTYQAEREIYLKIVGNEKRQHEGMKLLEEEQKQKAAMELLEQYLEFKQETEEENKKKSKKERDPLKPKKPLSAYFIFANERRKALLKVNKNVLDVARITGEEWKNMNEKQRGPYEQMALKNKEQYTQEMELYKQKKEEESENLRKEEDELMKLQKQEAMQLLKKKEKTENLIKKSKAKCQKEKGEKNVDPNKPKKPASSFLLFRNEAMKRLAEERPGINNSTLSALISVKWKDMSEDEKKVWNNKAGEAMEVYKKEIEEYNKKVEGQNN